In Solanum stenotomum isolate F172 chromosome 6, ASM1918654v1, whole genome shotgun sequence, one DNA window encodes the following:
- the LOC125868553 gene encoding 2-oxoglutarate-Fe(II) type oxidoreductase hxnY-like isoform X3 has translation MEKYHQEALEVTKAVSRLIALALDLDVDFFDRPEFLGRPIATLRLLHYEGKLSDPSNGIFGAGAHSDYGLITLLATDDVSGLQICKDKDAEPQIWEYVPPLRGAFIVNLGDMLERWSNGIFRSTLHRVLGNGQERFSIAYFVEPSHDCLVECLPTCQSKVNPLRYPPIKCETYLLQRYKDTHADRNSYK, from the exons ATGGAGAAGTATCATCAAGAGGCACT TGAGGTGACAAAAGCAGTATCAAGGCTCATAGCCCTTGCACTTGATCTTGATGTTGACTTTTTTGATCGGCCAGAGTTTCTTGGCAGACCAATTGCTACTTTGCGCCTACTGCATTATGAAG GCAAACTTTCTGATCCATCAAATGGAATTTTTGGAGCTGGTGCACATTCTGACTATGGTCTGATAACTCTTTTGGCCACAGATGATGTCTCTGGCCTTCAG ATATGCAAGGATAAGGATGCAGAGCCTCAGATTTGGGAGTATGTGCCACCATTGAGAGG TGCTTTTATAGTGAATCTTGGTGATATGCTTGAGCGCTGGAGCAATGGTATTTTCAG GTCAACACTGCATCGGGTCCTTGGAAATGGTCAAGAAAGATTTTCT ATTGCATATTTTGTGGAGCCAAGTCACGACTGTCTTGTTGAATGCTTGCCAACCTGCCAATCAAAAGTCAACCCACTGAG GTATCCTCCAATCAAATGCGAGACCTACTTGCTCCAGCGTTACAAAGACACTCATGCTGATAGAAATTCTTACAAATGA